The Thiothrix subterranea genome has a segment encoding these proteins:
- a CDS encoding Rrf2 family transcriptional regulator, whose product MRLSRKDEHSITAMLSLAATDRYAAPISLTELSESLGISTSYLEHIFSGLRKHGLVEGLRGVGGGYRLARPATQISIADILHATHALTDEETLESTLATVDTRGLEAAHGWVELSRRIRDFLGELTLADFASTKPSSVWKQREDSVSNYIATMFPPHSGQLIGERERGRPAGRPYL is encoded by the coding sequence ATGAGACTTTCCCGCAAAGACGAACACTCCATTACCGCGATGCTGTCACTGGCTGCCACTGACCGCTACGCCGCTCCCATCAGCCTCACCGAACTGTCGGAGTCGCTGGGCATTTCTACTTCGTATCTGGAACACATTTTCAGCGGTCTGCGCAAACACGGGCTGGTAGAAGGCTTGCGCGGCGTAGGCGGCGGCTATCGACTGGCACGCCCTGCCACGCAAATCAGCATTGCCGACATCCTCCACGCCACCCACGCCCTGACAGATGAGGAGACGCTGGAAAGCACCCTCGCAACCGTGGATACACGCGGGCTGGAAGCGGCGCATGGTTGGGTCGAACTCAGCCGCCGTATCCGCGACTTTCTCGGCGAACTCACCCTTGCCGATTTCGCCAGCACCAAACCCAGCAGCGTGTGGAAACAGCGTGAAGATTCCGTCAGCAATTACATCGCCACCATGTTTCCGCCACATTCTGGTCAGCTCATCGGTGAAAGAGAAAGAGGGCGACCAGCCGGTCGCCCCTACCTGTGA
- a CDS encoding nitrogen fixation protein NifQ, producing MTTMPKPPNLLQTHYAYLMQHRRGETNDHLLATMYASALCGQGAMPLHLGLPLDIFRSMMAYHFPTLPQLPLPAHVASLDFARLPELDDLRTLLQQNLSQPSPMAGWMTEIVCAGCTGNDHLWQDLGLWSRKDLSALMHDNFRPLAERNTQDMKWKKFLYKQLCSSAGIYVCRAPSCEVCVDYAACFAPEA from the coding sequence ATGACCACCATGCCCAAACCGCCCAACCTCTTGCAAACCCACTACGCCTATCTCATGCAGCACCGCCGTGGTGAAACCAACGACCACCTGTTGGCAACCATGTACGCTTCAGCCCTGTGCGGACAAGGGGCAATGCCGTTGCACCTCGGTCTGCCACTAGACATCTTCCGCAGCATGATGGCGTACCATTTCCCAACCCTTCCACAATTACCGCTACCTGCTCACGTCGCATCGCTGGATTTTGCACGTCTGCCAGAACTTGATGACCTGCGCACCCTTCTCCAACAAAACCTCAGCCAACCGTCACCGATGGCAGGCTGGATGACCGAAATTGTTTGCGCTGGATGCACCGGCAATGATCACCTCTGGCAAGACCTCGGATTGTGGTCGCGCAAAGACTTATCCGCACTGATGCACGATAATTTCCGTCCATTAGCAGAACGGAACACCCAAGACATGAAGTGGAAAAAATTCCTCTACAAGCAATTGTGCAGCAGCGCAGGCATCTACGTGTGCCGCGCCCCTTCCTGTGAAGTCTGTGTGGATTACGCCGCATGTTTCGCACCGGAAGCCTAG
- the nifU gene encoding Fe-S cluster assembly protein NifU: MWDYSEKVQDHFFNPRNAGAVAQANATGDVGSLSCGDALRLTLKVNPETDIIEEAGFQTFGCGSAVASSSALTEMVKGMTVDDALKISNQDIADYLDGLPPEKMHCSVMGREALQAAVANYRGVEWKDDHEEGALICKCFAVDAVLIEETIRANNLSTVEEVTFYTKAGGGCSACFEGIEEILNKVLAEPEFAAAVETQNLASLPPTPPTESAKKPLTNLQRMRRIEHTLEAIRPQLQADRGDIELVEVDFDKKIAFVNLSGACSGCQMAAATLGGVQQRVMEDLGEFIRVLPATEMGKF, encoded by the coding sequence ATGTGGGATTATTCAGAAAAGGTACAAGACCATTTTTTCAACCCGCGTAACGCTGGTGCCGTCGCACAAGCCAATGCCACTGGCGATGTGGGTTCACTCAGTTGCGGCGACGCGCTACGCCTGACCCTCAAGGTCAACCCTGAAACCGACATTATCGAAGAGGCGGGTTTTCAGACGTTTGGCTGTGGTTCGGCGGTCGCTTCCAGTTCCGCCCTGACCGAAATGGTCAAGGGCATGACGGTGGATGATGCGCTGAAAATTTCCAACCAAGACATCGCCGATTACCTCGATGGCTTGCCACCAGAAAAGATGCACTGCTCGGTGATGGGGCGCGAAGCCTTGCAAGCCGCCGTTGCTAATTACCGTGGCGTAGAGTGGAAAGACGACCACGAAGAAGGCGCGTTAATCTGCAAATGCTTCGCGGTGGATGCGGTGTTGATCGAAGAAACCATTCGTGCAAACAACCTCAGCACGGTGGAAGAAGTCACGTTCTACACCAAAGCCGGTGGCGGTTGTTCCGCGTGTTTTGAAGGCATCGAAGAAATCCTCAACAAGGTTTTAGCCGAACCCGAATTTGCCGCCGCCGTAGAGACGCAAAATCTTGCGTCTCTACCCCCAACACCCCCCACTGAATCGGCTAAAAAACCTCTCACCAACCTGCAACGGATGCGCCGCATCGAGCACACGCTGGAAGCGATCCGCCCGCAACTGCAAGCCGACCGGGGCGACATCGAACTGGTGGAAGTCGATTTCGACAAGAAAATCGCCTTCGTTAACCTCAGCGGGGCGTGTTCTGGTTGCCAGATGGCAGCGGCTACCTTGGGTGGCGTGCAACAGCGCGTCATGGAAGATTTGGGTGAATTCATCCGTGTGCTGCCTGCCACTGAAATGGGCAAGTTTTAA
- a CDS encoding ADP-ribosylglycohydrolase family protein has product MFRTGSLVTDLETELHSLQRSVAAYLGLAIGDALGATVEFMTPAEIRHEYGTHKQMIGGGWLKLKPGEITDDTEMSLALGNAILAAGKVEPASVAEAFSNWMRSKPKDIGNTVRRGIVQYRRTGQTTMPESEHDAGNGACMRCLPIALVTLHSSWTDVQTASRLQAHTTHHNPVSDAGTECIIHMLQAAILGEPLTELELLAHYDTPHILDH; this is encoded by the coding sequence ATGTTTCGCACCGGAAGCCTAGTCACCGACCTCGAAACCGAGTTGCACAGCCTGCAACGGTCGGTTGCTGCCTACCTTGGTCTTGCGATCGGCGATGCCTTGGGCGCAACCGTGGAATTCATGACCCCCGCAGAAATCCGCCACGAATACGGTACGCACAAGCAAATGATCGGCGGTGGCTGGCTGAAACTCAAACCCGGCGAGATCACCGACGACACCGAAATGAGCCTTGCCTTGGGCAACGCCATCCTTGCTGCGGGCAAAGTCGAACCCGCTAGTGTCGCCGAAGCCTTCAGCAACTGGATGCGCAGCAAACCCAAAGACATCGGCAACACCGTGCGCCGTGGCATTGTGCAATACCGCCGCACCGGACAAACCACCATGCCGGAAAGCGAACACGACGCAGGCAATGGCGCGTGTATGCGCTGCCTGCCCATCGCCCTCGTCACCCTGCATTCTTCATGGACAGACGTGCAAACCGCCTCCCGCCTGCAAGCCCACACTACCCACCACAACCCGGTATCGGATGCAGGCACAGAATGCATTATCCACATGCTACAAGCCGCCATCCTCGGCGAACCGCTAACAGAACTCGAATTGCTAGCACACTATGATACTCCCCATATTCTAGACCACTGA
- a CDS encoding IS3 family transposase (programmed frameshift) has product MANVRKHHTAEFKAKVALEAIRQQKTTNELITAYAIQAAQISTWKKQALAAIPLAFSSKKDRDQHNQQAEIDELYRQLGQVVAERDWLKKKSAGYPLTLRKALLEPDNAAFSLRQQCGLLGINRSSLYYQPQGESEENLLLMRLLDEQYTQTPYYGVLKMKAHLRTLGHVVNEKRVRRLLRTMGLEAVYQKPDTSKPNPEHEIFPYLLRGLVIDRCDQVWSTDITYIRLAHGFVYLMAVIDWYSRYVLGWAISTTLEADFCIEVVGELLDSGSCEIFNTDQGAQFTTPRFTTPLLNKGIRVSMDGRGRALDNIFIERLWRTVKYEHIYLQDIQTVQEARTGLRDYFQFYNHRRLHQSLDYSTPAAVYFAGRQDGQGKTDFYQPAFILIS; this is encoded by the exons ATGGCAAATGTGCGCAAACATCATACAGCGGAGTTCAAGGCGAAAGTGGCATTGGAGGCGATCAGGCAACAGAAAACCACCAACGAACTGATCACCGCCTACGCCATCCAAGCGGCTCAGATCAGCACGTGGAAAAAACAGGCTCTAGCTGCCATCCCCTTGGCTTTTTCCAGTAAAAAAGACCGCGATCAACACAACCAGCAAGCGGAGATTGACGAGTTATACCGCCAACTAGGGCAAGTGGTTGCCGAACGTGATTGGCTGAAAAAAAAGTCGGCGG GGTATCCATTAACCCTAAGGAAAGCCTTGCTTGAGCCAGACAATGCGGCGTTTAGCTTGCGTCAGCAGTGTGGATTGTTGGGGATCAACCGCTCCAGCCTGTACTACCAGCCGCAGGGTGAAAGTGAGGAAAACCTGTTGTTGATGCGCTTATTGGATGAACAATACACCCAAACGCCCTACTACGGGGTGCTTAAGATGAAAGCACATTTGCGTACCTTGGGGCATGTAGTGAACGAAAAGCGGGTGAGGCGGCTATTGCGCACCATGGGTCTGGAGGCGGTTTACCAAAAACCTGACACCAGTAAACCGAACCCTGAACATGAGATTTTCCCTTACCTGCTGCGGGGTTTGGTGATTGACCGCTGCGATCAAGTGTGGAGTACCGACATCACGTATATCCGATTGGCGCATGGCTTTGTGTACCTGATGGCAGTGATCGACTGGTACAGCCGTTATGTGTTGGGTTGGGCGATCAGTACCACGTTGGAAGCTGATTTTTGCATTGAAGTGGTCGGCGAGTTATTGGATAGCGGGTCGTGTGAAATCTTCAACACCGATCAAGGCGCACAGTTCACGACACCACGATTCACGACACCGCTGCTAAACAAAGGCATCCGTGTCAGCATGGATGGGCGGGGACGCGCACTGGACAATATTTTTATTGAACGGCTGTGGCGGACAGTCAAATATGAACATATTTATTTGCAGGATATACAGACGGTGCAAGAGGCAAGGACAGGCTTGCGGGACTACTTCCAGTTCTACAACCACCGACGCTTGCATCAGTCCCTCGATTACAGCACACCGGCTGCTGTGTATTTTGCAGGGCGGCAGGATGGGCAAGGGAAGACAGATTTTTATCAACCAGCTTTTATTTTAATTTCTTGA
- a CDS encoding IS701 family transposase has product MNQTRLDLYTDYLTVTFGYATATGLSQLLDGEISHDAISRFLSGDEYTSKDLWKQVKKTVREVESADGILIIDDTVQEKPYMDENDLICWHYDHCKGRNIKGINLLNCLYHSNGASIPVAFELIRKPFRFCDIKTRQEKRCSDVTKNEQMRSMIDTCIQNQLKFSWVLNDIWFASAENMEHIKEKRQKDFIMALKSNRLVALSEKDRKENRYTRLDQLAWTEQKAITGYLKGLTFPVKLARQIFTNKDGSTGILYLVCSQLAVEWDEITTTYQKRWKVEVFHKSLKSNAAFAKSPAHTAKTQANHLFASIVAVFKMECLTISKHLNHFALRAKLYAKAIRGAFDELQVLRAA; this is encoded by the coding sequence ATGAACCAAACACGTCTTGATCTCTACACCGACTACCTAACCGTGACTTTTGGCTACGCCACAGCAACGGGTTTATCCCAACTATTGGACGGCGAAATTAGCCACGATGCGATCAGTCGTTTTCTTTCGGGGGATGAATACACCTCGAAAGACCTGTGGAAACAGGTAAAAAAGACCGTCAGGGAGGTCGAATCAGCCGATGGCATCCTGATCATCGACGATACGGTGCAAGAAAAGCCCTACATGGACGAAAACGACCTGATTTGTTGGCATTACGACCACTGTAAAGGACGCAATATCAAGGGAATCAACTTGTTAAACTGCCTGTATCACAGCAACGGCGCATCCATTCCGGTTGCATTTGAACTGATACGGAAGCCATTCCGTTTCTGCGACATCAAGACCCGCCAAGAAAAACGGTGCAGCGATGTCACCAAAAATGAGCAAATGCGCTCCATGATTGACACCTGCATTCAAAACCAACTGAAATTTTCATGGGTGTTGAACGACATTTGGTTCGCCTCCGCCGAGAATATGGAACACATCAAGGAGAAACGGCAAAAGGACTTCATTATGGCATTGAAAAGTAACCGATTAGTCGCATTAAGCGAAAAAGATCGGAAGGAAAACCGTTACACACGGCTCGACCAATTGGCATGGACAGAACAAAAAGCCATCACGGGCTACTTGAAGGGGCTAACCTTCCCCGTCAAGCTCGCTCGGCAAATCTTTACGAACAAAGACGGCAGCACTGGCATTTTGTATCTGGTTTGTAGCCAGTTGGCGGTAGAGTGGGACGAAATCACGACAACCTACCAAAAACGGTGGAAAGTCGAGGTCTTCCATAAATCGCTCAAATCCAATGCGGCATTTGCGAAATCCCCTGCACACACCGCTAAAACACAAGCGAATCACTTATTCGCCTCCATCGTCGCTGTCTTCAAAATGGAGTGTTTGACCATCAGCAAGCATCTTAACCACTTTGCTTTACGGGCAAAACTCTACGCCAAGGCAATTCGGGGCGCTTTTGATGAGCTACAGGTGCTTAGGGCTGCGTAA
- a CDS encoding ADP-ribosylglycohydrolase family protein, whose translation MGSTLHELVQRYPVFEYRQRRRDNPSGYIVDTLQAVFQSLFSTDNFEAALVDVVNRGGDADTTGAILGMVAGALYGVDNIPTRWLERLDPNIRAQCTQQARALYQLAQQGHTP comes from the coding sequence ATGGGGAGTACCTTACACGAACTGGTGCAACGTTACCCCGTATTTGAATACCGCCAACGCCGCCGCGACAACCCCAGCGGCTACATCGTCGATACCCTGCAAGCCGTGTTTCAGTCACTGTTTTCCACCGACAACTTTGAAGCCGCGCTGGTCGATGTGGTCAACCGGGGTGGCGATGCCGACACCACGGGCGCAATCCTCGGTATGGTGGCAGGCGCACTGTACGGCGTAGACAATATCCCCACCCGCTGGCTGGAACGGCTCGACCCCAACATCCGCGCCCAATGCACCCAACAAGCCCGCGCCCTTTACCAACTGGCACAACAAGGACACACCCCATGA
- a CDS encoding transposase, with the protein MGESTIYKNKPMLRYDPTIHHRRSIRLKGYDYSQQGAYFLTLCIQHRECLLGEISDGVMHLNEFGEIVQTEWQASAHIRTEIELGEFVVMPNHFHAIVFINVGATGWSPIPNTNIPVKGPKSASIGALMSGFKSSVTKQINVLRATPRVPVWQRNYWEHIIRDERSMQELSAYIENNPVRWEEDSLFVVR; encoded by the coding sequence ATGGGCGAATCTACCATTTATAAAAACAAGCCAATGTTACGTTACGACCCGACTATCCATCATCGACGTTCGATCCGTCTGAAAGGTTATGATTATTCACAACAGGGAGCTTATTTTCTCACGCTCTGCATCCAGCACAGGGAATGCTTATTGGGTGAAATTAGTGATGGAGTCATGCACTTAAACGAGTTTGGAGAAATTGTTCAGACGGAATGGCAAGCGTCTGCTCACATTCGTACAGAAATAGAATTGGGCGAATTTGTGGTAATGCCCAATCACTTCCACGCTATCGTCTTCATCAACGTAGGGGCAACCGGCTGGTCGCCCATCCCCAACACTAATATCCCTGTAAAAGGTCCCAAGTCCGCATCAATTGGCGCATTAATGTCTGGTTTTAAGTCCAGTGTCACCAAGCAGATCAATGTGCTTCGCGCTACTCCTAGAGTACCCGTGTGGCAACGTAATTATTGGGAACACATTATTCGTGACGAACGTTCCATGCAGGAACTCAGCGCGTATATTGAGAATAACCCGGTTCGGTGGGAAGAGGATTCGTTGTTTGTGGTGCGATAG
- a CDS encoding HesB/IscA family protein → MIILTDNAQKALGRFIEGADKSIAGLRIGVSGGGCSGLQYSMSLVEAKTDGDLEVSFPALTVFVDPENAPKLAGLTVDFIDGIDGSGFKFENPNATNSCGCGKSFAA, encoded by the coding sequence ATGATCATACTGACCGACAACGCCCAGAAAGCCCTCGGACGTTTCATTGAAGGCGCAGACAAATCCATCGCTGGCTTGCGCATTGGCGTTTCCGGCGGTGGCTGTTCCGGCTTGCAATATTCCATGAGTCTGGTGGAAGCCAAAACCGACGGCGATCTGGAAGTGTCATTCCCCGCCCTGACCGTCTTCGTTGACCCCGAAAATGCCCCGAAACTGGCAGGCTTAACCGTGGATTTCATCGACGGTATCGACGGCAGCGGCTTCAAGTTTGAAAACCCCAATGCCACCAATAGCTGCGGTTGCGGCAAATCATTCGCTGCCTGA